The Pyxidicoccus sp. MSG2 DNA segment CCAAGGGGACGTTGGAGAAGAAGATTTTGGAGCAGGAGTACAAGGTCAGCAACATCATGCAGAAGGCCCTGCTCAAGGCCAAATACAACGTCAATCACAAGCGCAACATGTTGATGATTCCCCAGGACCGGGAGGTCGCGGCCCTGCTCAACCTGCCGCGACACATCCAGCTCAAGGATGATGACGCGCCCTCCCTGGCGGCCAGCTGCACGGACCACCCCATCTACAGCGCGATGGTCAAGGAGGTCGAAATGGGGTTGAACAAGATCATCGACGACTACAAGAGCATCTGCGACGGCGCGAAGCCCAAGCCGGGCGAGGAGCACGAAATCCCGGACGTGGACCTCGACAAGTCGAAGCTGGAAGACCTGTCGGAGCTGCTCCTGCAGATGCACTTGAACTGGGGCAAGCCAGGTGGCACCGGTCCCTCCCTGGACAAGAAGGCGACCCAGGTCCTCAAGAAGATTGGCCGGCTCTAACCCGCCACACGGAAACGCGTACGGATGCTCTACTACCTCATCTACCTGGACACCGATGAAGACCCGGCCTTCTGCTTCCTCGATGCTCCCCCCGAGGGACTCGGCATCAAGAGCTACAAGCTGGGGCACGGCAAGGAAGTAGGGGCGGACTACCCGGCGGACGCACGCATCTACATGGCCGACCGGTACAAGGGCATCCAGGTCCCCGACCTGGTCGGCAACACCTGCGGCATGCTGGTGACCAGCAAGCGCGTCAAGGACGCCTTCGCGCGGGTGAACCGGGGGCCCGTGGAGTACCTCCCCGTGGCCATCTACAACCACAAGAAGCGCGTCGCCTCCCCGGACCACTTCATCCTCAACCCGCTGGGCACGGTGGACTGCCTGAACCAGGAGGCCTCGGACATCGTGTACAACCAGGACAAGGTGGTCCGCGTCCGCAACTTCGTGCTCGACCCGGCGAAGCTCCAGGACGCGCCGGACCTCTTCCGGGTGCGCGAAGATTCGTACGCGTATGTCATGAGCGACCGGGTGCTCCAGGAACTGAAGGGCATCCAGCCGCGCGTCACCAACTTCGTCTTCGAAGAGCTGGACCAGGTCCCCTCGAAGGCGTCTGGGGCGCGGAGCTCCTAGCGAAGGGGCCCTGCCCCCCCGGCACGCGCCCCGGTGCGCTGTCACCCCGACTTCGGCGGAGTGGACCGCAGCTCCGCGCGGCGAATCTTCCCACTCACCGTCTTGGGCAGCTCGGTGACGAACTCGATGTCGCGCGGGTACTTGTACGGCGCCGTGGTGTGCTTCACGTGCTCCTGGAGCTCCTTCGCCAGCTCCTGGGACGCGGAGTGCCCGGGCGCCAGCACCACGTAGGCCTTGATGCGCTGGCCAATCTTGTCGTCCGGCACGCCGATGACGGCGGACTCCGCCACCGCGGCGTGCTCCAGCAGCGCGGACTCCACCTCGAAGGGGCCCACGCGGTAGCCGGACGTCTTGATGACGTCGTCGGCGCGGCCCACGAACCAGAAGTAGCCGTCCGCGTCCCGCACCGCCCGGTCTCCCGTCACGTACCAGTCGCCCCGGCGGCAGGCCGCGTTGGCACCCTCGTCGTTGAGGTAGCCGTGGAACAGGCCCACCGGCCGCTCCGGCGCCACGCGCACGGCGATGTCGCCCTCCTGCCCGTCCGCCACCTCGCGGCCCGCGTCGTCGATGACGCCCACCGTGAAGCCCGGCGACGGCTTGCCCATGGAGCCCACGCGCGGCTCCACCGAGGGGAACATGCCCACCACCACCACCGTCTCCGTCTGCCCGTAGCCCTCGCGGATGTGCAGGCCCGTGGCC contains these protein-coding regions:
- a CDS encoding AHH domain-containing protein gives rise to the protein MSKSKDSGHFGDAKLDTLHDIQKNTTEGGACLTGHSADFKDFKNKVSCNYRYQGHEQADSNGDIKSRLHSYNDNLPERRIETSAYQAKKGGMTPDRYCAHLAIPEPGDWDVRGPLKSVRRRTFDKSKVRIPAGYNFTQDTWPYWNNAHHLIPKGTLEKKILEQEYKVSNIMQKALLKAKYNVNHKRNMLMIPQDREVAALLNLPRHIQLKDDDAPSLAASCTDHPIYSAMVKEVEMGLNKIIDDYKSICDGAKPKPGEEHEIPDVDLDKSKLEDLSELLLQMHLNWGKPGGTGPSLDKKATQVLKKIGRL
- a CDS encoding imm11 family protein, whose product is MLYYLIYLDTDEDPAFCFLDAPPEGLGIKSYKLGHGKEVGADYPADARIYMADRYKGIQVPDLVGNTCGMLVTSKRVKDAFARVNRGPVEYLPVAIYNHKKRVASPDHFILNPLGTVDCLNQEASDIVYNQDKVVRVRNFVLDPAKLQDAPDLFRVREDSYAYVMSDRVLQELKGIQPRVTNFVFEELDQVPSKASGARSS